The Streptomyces sp. NBC_00510 genomic interval CGAGGACTCCCTGGAGATCGAGACCAAGGCGCTGCCCTGGACGCCCGGGCTGCCCGCCGCCTTCGAGAAGCGCAACGGCTACCCGCTGCTGCCCGTCCTGCCCGTCATCGCGATGAGCGGCGGCAACCAGGTCTACGCGTACGACGCCGTCGCGACCCGCCAGATACGGCACGACTTCTGGGACACCGTCAGCGACCTGTACAACACCCACCACCTCACGGCACTGCGCGGCTGGGCGCACTCCCTGGGCCTGGGGATGCGCGCGCAGCCGTACGGCCTGCAGACCGACGCCATCCGGTCCGCCGCGCTGCTGGACATCCCCGAGGGCGAGTCGCTGGGCTTCAAGAACCTCGACGACTACCGCTGCCTGGCCGGCGGCCGGGACATGGCGGGCCACACGGTGCTGTCCTGCGAGGCCGGCGCCTACACCGGCTCCGCGTACAGCACCACGTGGGAGAAGTTCCTGCGCACCATGGGCGGCGCGTACGCGGCCGGCGTCAACCAGACCGTCGTGCACGGCTTCTCCTACGCCACGCTGCCCGGGGTGAAGTGGCCCGGCTACGCGGCCTTCACCCCGTACAACGGCACCGTCGGCTACGGCGAGTCCTGGGGCCCGCGGCACCCGACCTGGCGCCACGTCACCGACGTGTCCGGGTACCTGTCCCGGGTGCACCACGCCATGCAGCGCGGCACCTCCCGGATCGACGTCGCCGTCTTCCGGCAGACCGGCTACACCGCGACGGGGATCGGCGCCTCCTGGTTCACCTCGACGGGCGTGCCGCTCGGCTGGACCCACCAGTTCCTCAGCGGGCCCCTGCTGGACCTGCCGTCGGCGAAGGTCCGCGACGGTCGGCTGGCCCCCGACGGCCCCGCCTACCGGGCGCTGTTCGTCGAGGGGGACTTCTTCTCCGGCTCGGCGGTCACCCTCACCCTCGCGGACGCGCGCCACCTGCTGCGCCTGACACGGGCCGGGCTGCCGGTCGTCCTGCTCGGCGACTGGACGACGGTCACGACGCCCGGTGTGGAGGACGACTCCGCCCTACAGCAACTCCGCGCTCTCGTCGCCGAGTTGCTGGCGCAGCCGCAGGTCCGGCAGGTCACCGACAAGACGGCGGTGGGCCAGGCCCTCGCGGACCTCGGTCTGGTGCCCGACGTGAGTTACGCCGTGCCCTCGACGCTGCTGACGATGCACCGCTTCGACGAGGGCGTCGACTGGTTCTACCTCGTCAACGGCAAGCACGCCGAGACCGTGAAGCCCCCCGTCGCGGCGATCGACCACGCCGTCACGGTGCGCCGCACCCGCTCGGGCGCGGTGCCGTACCTGCTGGACCCGTGGACGGGCGAGGCCCGGCCGCTGGCGCTGTACGCGCAGGACGGCGACCTGTTCACCTTCCGGGTGGCGCTGCAGCCGGCCGAGTCGATGGTCGTGGCCTTCGCGCCGCCGGGACGGTTCCCCGGCAAGCCCGGCCGTACCCACGCCGTCACCACGGACGCGGACGACGTGCGCTTCGACGACGGCCGGCTCGTCCTGCGCGCCCGCGCGGCCGGCACCTACACCACGGCGCTGTCGCGCGGGGGTTCGGTCGGCACCGTGGTCGGGGAGGTGCCCGCGCCCCGGGAGCTCACCTCCTGGACCCTGGACGCCGAGGACTGGCGTCCCGGCGCGGACCCGGACCGCACCACCGTCGTCCGGCACCGGATCGCCCTCGATGCCCTGGCTCCGTGGAACGCCGTCCCGGAGCTCACGGACGCCGCCGGCATCGGCCGCTACCGGGCCACCGTCGAACTCGACCGGTCCTGGAGCGGCGACCTCGGCGCGCTGCTCGACCTCGGCGAGGTCACCGACACCTTCCGGGTCAGCGTCAACGGGCGGCCGGCACCGGTCACCAGCCACGTCAACCCCGTGGTGGACCTCGGCGGGCTGCTCCGCCGCGGCAGCAACACGATCGAGGTCGAGGTGGCCACGCCGCTGCTCAACCGGCTGCGCGTCAGCGACCCCTCGGTGTACGGCGGTGCTGCCTCGCAGCGCACGGGGCTCGTCGGGCCGGTGCGGCTGATCCCGTACGCCCAGGCCGTGGTGGGCCGGGACTGACGGTCCCGGGTCCCCGGGGTTCCCTGACGGCCGCCGCACGACCGGCGGGGGACCCCGGGCACCTGGTTCAATGGCCGCGGAGGTGAGGGACCATGGTGTCCATGG includes:
- a CDS encoding glycosyl hydrolase, yielding MHDDSNRPEAGGVSRRSLLIATAVAGTAAALAPALPAAAAEARTGTGTAGAGGAAGAFAAPGSAVRPKFRWWWPDGLVDPEEIRREVDQIADAGFGGAEIAAVHHSVKDTSVLDTEHHGWGSPAWVAGVHAALDQARRRGVTIDLTIGPSWPAAVPGITPDSEAAVQELALGAVTVAAGTAYSGPVPAPSAAPASGVTRQRLLGLLATRIAPENATRKETGLDRASVQDLTAHVADGAVAWTAPGGGDWVLTAFWQRGTGQTPEGGPHTSPTAYVVDHFSAAGTAAVTGFWERNLLTKEIRGLLKSAGGVLFEDSLEIETKALPWTPGLPAAFEKRNGYPLLPVLPVIAMSGGNQVYAYDAVATRQIRHDFWDTVSDLYNTHHLTALRGWAHSLGLGMRAQPYGLQTDAIRSAALLDIPEGESLGFKNLDDYRCLAGGRDMAGHTVLSCEAGAYTGSAYSTTWEKFLRTMGGAYAAGVNQTVVHGFSYATLPGVKWPGYAAFTPYNGTVGYGESWGPRHPTWRHVTDVSGYLSRVHHAMQRGTSRIDVAVFRQTGYTATGIGASWFTSTGVPLGWTHQFLSGPLLDLPSAKVRDGRLAPDGPAYRALFVEGDFFSGSAVTLTLADARHLLRLTRAGLPVVLLGDWTTVTTPGVEDDSALQQLRALVAELLAQPQVRQVTDKTAVGQALADLGLVPDVSYAVPSTLLTMHRFDEGVDWFYLVNGKHAETVKPPVAAIDHAVTVRRTRSGAVPYLLDPWTGEARPLALYAQDGDLFTFRVALQPAESMVVAFAPPGRFPGKPGRTHAVTTDADDVRFDDGRLVLRARAAGTYTTALSRGGSVGTVVGEVPAPRELTSWTLDAEDWRPGADPDRTTVVRHRIALDALAPWNAVPELTDAAGIGRYRATVELDRSWSGDLGALLDLGEVTDTFRVSVNGRPAPVTSHVNPVVDLGGLLRRGSNTIEVEVATPLLNRLRVSDPSVYGGAASQRTGLVGPVRLIPYAQAVVGRD